The Desulfurispira natronophila genome includes a region encoding these proteins:
- the pyk gene encoding pyruvate kinase — translation MRKTKIVATIGPASNSRENIANLIRAGLNVARLNFSHGTHDDHREVIRNVREVSRELGVPVAILQDLQGPKMRTGKLVDGQPVELKAGQRFFITTDTITGSAEKVSTTYTPLPRDVSKGDRILLCDGLIELQVVSVEGEEVETEVINGGTLGENKGINLPGVNVSTPAITEKDYEDLCFGLENEVDFIALSFVRSRVDVEELKTIIAGKGKNTPVIAKIEKPEAVKHFNQILDIADGIMVARGDLGVELPPEQVPLIQKKLIHQANERAIPVITATQMLESMINNPRPTRAEASDVANAILDGSDAIMLSGETASGQYPVEAVRMMARIASEVEGGMAEDHFQHIEQMCFANVDAVPHAIGGAIEAIVNRLPIKAVWVYTQRGGTARLVSRHRPRIPVLAFTPFEYLYRRLSLLWGIQPVLIEPVQSIEDLMDRAHKISEYRGVVKHGDKVILTSSYPFEHHGESNFLQILTVE, via the coding sequence ATGCGCAAGACGAAAATTGTTGCCACCATTGGTCCCGCTTCAAATTCGCGGGAAAACATAGCCAATCTTATCCGGGCCGGACTGAATGTGGCCCGTCTGAACTTTTCACACGGCACTCACGACGATCATCGGGAGGTTATCCGCAATGTGCGGGAAGTCTCCCGGGAGCTGGGTGTCCCCGTGGCCATTCTTCAGGACCTGCAGGGGCCGAAAATGCGTACCGGAAAGCTGGTGGATGGCCAGCCGGTTGAACTCAAGGCCGGGCAGCGATTTTTTATCACAACTGATACTATCACAGGCAGTGCCGAAAAGGTAAGTACCACCTATACGCCACTGCCGCGGGATGTGAGCAAGGGCGATCGCATACTGTTGTGTGACGGCCTGATTGAGCTGCAAGTGGTGAGTGTGGAAGGCGAGGAAGTAGAGACGGAGGTCATCAACGGTGGTACCCTGGGAGAGAATAAGGGTATCAATTTGCCGGGGGTCAATGTCAGTACGCCCGCCATTACCGAAAAGGACTATGAGGACCTGTGCTTCGGTCTGGAGAATGAAGTTGACTTTATTGCTTTGTCTTTTGTGCGTTCTCGCGTCGACGTGGAGGAGCTTAAGACGATCATTGCGGGCAAGGGCAAAAATACTCCCGTTATTGCCAAAATAGAAAAGCCGGAGGCGGTAAAGCACTTTAACCAAATTCTTGATATAGCCGATGGCATTATGGTGGCCCGTGGCGACCTGGGGGTAGAGCTGCCGCCGGAGCAGGTGCCCCTGATACAGAAAAAGCTCATTCATCAGGCCAATGAACGGGCCATTCCCGTTATTACGGCCACTCAGATGCTGGAGTCCATGATCAACAATCCTCGTCCTACCCGGGCCGAGGCCAGTGATGTGGCCAACGCTATTCTGGATGGCAGTGATGCCATCATGCTCAGTGGCGAAACGGCCAGCGGCCAGTATCCGGTGGAAGCGGTGCGCATGATGGCCCGCATTGCCAGTGAGGTTGAGGGAGGTATGGCGGAAGATCACTTCCAGCATATCGAACAGATGTGCTTTGCCAACGTGGATGCGGTGCCCCACGCTATTGGTGGTGCCATTGAGGCCATTGTCAACCGCCTGCCCATCAAGGCGGTCTGGGTCTATACCCAACGGGGAGGTACGGCGCGACTGGTGTCCCGCCACCGTCCCCGCATTCCCGTTCTTGCCTTTACCCCCTTTGAGTATCTTTATCGCCGCCTGAGCTTGCTGTGGGGCATTCAGCCGGTGTTGATAGAGCCGGTGCAGTCTATTGAGGATCTTATGGATCGGGCTCACAAGATCTCCGAGTATCGCGGTGTGGTGAAACACGGCGACAAGGTGATTCTCACCAGCAGCTATCCCTTTGAGCACCATGGCGAGAGCAACTTTTTACAGATTTTGACGGTGGAGTAG
- a CDS encoding adenosine kinase, with translation MSKNYQVYGIGNALVDYEFAVSESTLRQVGLEKGAMTLCEIHEQQELQDKLSHIDPKRASGGSAANTLIALAQFGGHSFYSCKVANDADGKFYYQDLLAAGVDSNVTATNRQLGTTGTCVVLITPDAERTMSTYLGITSDISSSELVPEALINSAWLYMEGYLAPSPSGLEATLNARELAQQHGTRIALTLSDSSMVQYFRPQLDQMVGRGVDLLFCNETEAKLYTGCEDIMEAGQVLRQMSHAFVITRGARGALLFDGRHFTTIQTPKVKAIDTNGAGDMFAGAFLYGINNGMNYETAASFACHASARLVTSFGPRFTQEQAREVLQGF, from the coding sequence ATGTCAAAAAACTACCAGGTATACGGAATCGGCAACGCCCTTGTAGACTACGAATTCGCCGTCAGTGAATCCACCTTGCGCCAGGTTGGGCTGGAAAAGGGAGCCATGACCCTGTGTGAAATCCACGAGCAACAGGAGCTGCAGGATAAACTTTCCCACATCGACCCTAAGCGTGCCAGTGGCGGATCTGCCGCCAATACCCTCATCGCCCTGGCCCAGTTTGGTGGCCATTCCTTCTACTCCTGCAAAGTGGCCAACGATGCCGACGGCAAGTTTTACTACCAGGACCTGCTCGCAGCCGGCGTCGACTCCAATGTGACTGCCACAAATCGCCAACTGGGAACCACCGGCACCTGCGTTGTCCTCATAACCCCCGATGCCGAACGTACCATGAGCACCTACCTGGGAATTACCAGCGACATATCCAGCAGTGAGCTGGTACCGGAAGCCCTGATCAACTCGGCCTGGCTCTACATGGAAGGCTACCTGGCACCCTCCCCCAGCGGCCTGGAAGCTACTCTCAACGCCCGGGAACTGGCTCAACAACACGGCACCCGCATCGCCCTGACCCTCTCCGACTCCAGCATGGTACAATACTTCCGCCCTCAACTGGACCAGATGGTGGGCCGGGGCGTCGACCTGCTCTTCTGCAACGAGACCGAGGCCAAACTCTACACCGGCTGCGAGGATATTATGGAAGCGGGACAGGTGCTGCGCCAAATGTCCCACGCCTTTGTCATAACCCGTGGGGCACGAGGTGCCCTGCTCTTTGACGGCCGACATTTCACCACCATCCAAACCCCCAAGGTCAAAGCCATCGACACCAACGGAGCAGGCGACATGTTTGCCGGAGCATTCCTCTACGGCATCAACAACGGCATGAATTACGAGACCGCTGCCAGTTTTGCCTGCCACGCCAGTGCCCGACTGGTTACCAGCTTTGGACCGCGC